A window of Elusimicrobiota bacterium genomic DNA:
GTTTCTGAAAAATTAGGGAACGCCTGTTTGAGACACCGTTTGAAACGAATAGTGCAGGAAGTTTTTCGTCTTAATAATAGAAGTTTTACAAAAAATGTGGATATTATAATAATTGCCCGAAATGAGATTTCACCAACTGTTTGTTATTCTGATTTTGAGTGCTGTTTCTTATCTGCATTCCAAAAAGCAAATTTATTAAAAGTATAGAAATATGAGATTACTGTCAATTTGGTT
This region includes:
- the rnpA gene encoding ribonuclease P protein component, giving the protein MGLARQYRLTKSDNFLEIKKNARKILSGGYSFYICLNNRDISRLAVIVSEKLGNACLRHRLKRIVQEVFRLNNRSFTKNVDIIIIARNEISPTVCYSDFECCFLSAFQKANLLKV